One Gemmatimonadales bacterium DNA window includes the following coding sequences:
- a CDS encoding protein kinase, with translation MPGSTQAIARDLQGRYAVERELGRGGMASVYLAEDLKHHRKVAIKVMHPDLVRSVDAARFLREIGIAAQLSHPHIVPLIDSGEAGGRLYLVTPYVTGGSLRERLEREGPLPLADVLRIAEEAGAGLDFAHRNGFVHRDVKPENILFADGHAVLADFGIARACCGPERGPVAGVGVTEVGIAVGTPEYMSPEAASGDDVDSPADVYSLACVVYEMLTGEPPLKGDGPRATMARQIAEVPRSVRAARPDAPPAMERALARALAKNPADRFQSVADFLAALAAETAEAAPRSLVPGRCVAVLPFVNASPDPENEYLSDGITDELIDALAKVEGLRLASRTSVFALKGKPQDVRAIGALLGASEILEGTVRKAGDRLRITAQLSSTDDGRLLWSQRYDRNLDDVFAIQDEIARTIVTTLRATSFADLAEPAARRYTENVAAYGLYLRGRYQWNKRTQKGVAQGIRYFEQAIAADPGYALAYTGLADSYALQVDYRSMPVKEGFEKAEAYARQALALDDSLAEAHASLAWCRFIYDWDWAGAEAEFRRALELDPRYASAHNWYAFLLSSQGKTQEALVEGLTALELDPASVSIRRTVAWDYYYARRYDQSAYHATRAIAMNPTQEESHRILGMALAFGGRLAEAERTLREARTLPGAGAYAIGALGWVLARVGQRAEAEALLGELEALAAREYVTPVAFGTLLIGLGDRERALDYAERAAAERRGWTVYANVNPLFDSLREEKRFKALVKKMGL, from the coding sequence ATGCCCGGGTCCACGCAGGCCATCGCCCGCGACCTCCAAGGCCGCTACGCCGTCGAGCGCGAGCTCGGTCGCGGGGGCATGGCGAGCGTGTACCTCGCCGAGGACCTCAAGCACCACCGCAAGGTCGCGATCAAGGTGATGCACCCCGACCTGGTGCGGTCGGTGGACGCCGCCCGCTTCCTGCGCGAGATCGGGATCGCCGCGCAGCTGTCGCATCCGCACATCGTGCCCCTGATCGACTCGGGCGAGGCCGGCGGCCGGCTCTACCTGGTGACGCCCTACGTCACCGGCGGCTCGCTGCGCGAGCGGCTCGAGCGCGAGGGCCCGCTCCCGCTCGCCGACGTGCTGCGGATCGCCGAGGAGGCCGGCGCGGGCCTCGATTTCGCGCACCGCAACGGCTTCGTGCACCGCGACGTCAAGCCCGAGAACATCCTGTTCGCCGACGGCCACGCGGTGCTCGCCGATTTCGGGATCGCGCGCGCCTGCTGCGGGCCGGAGCGCGGCCCGGTCGCGGGGGTGGGGGTCACCGAGGTCGGCATCGCGGTGGGCACGCCGGAGTACATGAGCCCGGAGGCGGCGAGCGGCGACGACGTGGACAGCCCCGCCGACGTCTACAGCCTGGCGTGCGTGGTGTACGAGATGCTGACGGGCGAGCCGCCGCTGAAGGGCGACGGGCCGCGCGCGACCATGGCCCGGCAGATCGCCGAGGTGCCGCGCTCGGTGCGCGCCGCGCGGCCCGACGCGCCGCCCGCGATGGAGCGGGCGCTCGCCCGGGCGCTGGCCAAGAACCCGGCGGACCGCTTCCAGAGCGTGGCCGACTTCCTCGCCGCGCTCGCGGCCGAGACGGCCGAGGCCGCGCCCCGGAGCCTCGTGCCGGGCCGCTGCGTCGCGGTGCTGCCGTTCGTCAACGCCAGCCCCGATCCCGAGAACGAGTACCTGAGCGACGGCATCACCGACGAGCTGATCGACGCGCTTGCCAAGGTCGAGGGACTGCGCCTGGCCTCCCGCACCTCGGTGTTCGCGCTCAAGGGCAAGCCGCAGGACGTGCGCGCCATCGGCGCCCTGCTCGGCGCCTCCGAGATCCTCGAGGGCACGGTGCGCAAGGCCGGCGACCGGCTGCGGATCACGGCGCAGCTCTCCTCGACCGACGACGGCCGGCTGCTGTGGTCGCAGCGCTACGACCGCAACCTCGACGACGTGTTCGCGATCCAGGACGAGATCGCGCGGACCATCGTCACCACGCTCCGGGCCACCTCGTTCGCCGACCTCGCCGAGCCGGCCGCGCGGCGCTACACCGAGAACGTCGCGGCCTACGGCCTCTACCTGCGCGGCCGCTACCAGTGGAACAAGCGCACTCAGAAGGGCGTGGCCCAGGGGATCCGCTACTTCGAGCAGGCCATCGCCGCGGACCCCGGCTACGCGCTCGCCTACACCGGACTCGCCGATTCCTACGCGCTGCAGGTGGACTACCGCAGCATGCCGGTGAAGGAGGGGTTCGAGAAGGCGGAGGCGTACGCGCGCCAGGCGCTGGCGCTGGACGACTCGCTGGCCGAGGCGCACGCCTCGCTGGCGTGGTGCCGGTTCATCTACGACTGGGACTGGGCGGGGGCGGAGGCCGAGTTCCGCCGCGCGCTGGAGCTGGACCCGCGCTACGCCAGTGCGCACAACTGGTACGCCTTCCTGCTCTCGTCGCAGGGCAAGACCCAGGAGGCGCTGGTCGAGGGCCTCACGGCGCTCGAGCTGGATCCGGCGTCGGTCTCGATCCGGCGCACCGTCGCCTGGGACTACTACTATGCGCGCCGCTACGACCAGTCCGCCTACCACGCGACGCGGGCCATCGCCATGAACCCGACCCAGGAGGAGAGCCACCGCATCCTGGGGATGGCGCTGGCCTTCGGCGGCCGGCTCGCCGAGGCGGAGCGGACGCTGCGCGAGGCGCGGACGCTGCCCGGCGCCGGCGCCTACGCGATCGGCGCGCTGGGCTGGGTGCTGGCGCGCGTGGGCCAGCGGGCGGAGGCGGAGGCGCTGCTCGGGGAGCTGGAGGCGCTCGCCGCGCGCGAGTACGTCACGCCGGTCGCGTTCGGCACGCTGCTGATCGGGCTCGGCGACCGGGAGCGCGCCCTGGACTACGCGGAGCGCGCCGCGGCCGAGCGGCGCGGCTGGACGGTGTACGCGAACGTGAATCCGCTGTTCGACTCGCTGCGGGAGGAGAAGCGATTCAAGGCGCTGGTGAAGAAGATGGGGCTGTGA
- a CDS encoding class I SAM-dependent methyltransferase — protein MPPPGRGSDGFRNVYEDVRYADAYADLAFPGTYHLAFRDLPGVFARHAPGRRALDFGCGAGRSTRFLERCGFEAVGVDISRDMVAKAREADPAGDYRVIADGDFGRLAPGSFDLALSAFTFDNVPTAARKVRILSGLRALLVPGGCLVNLVSSPEIYVNEWASFSTRAFPENRRARSGDVVRIVNLAIADRTPVEDVLWTDDAWGEVYAAAGLEPAETLRPLATPADPGEWVSEITIPPWVITVLRPAKGRSTA, from the coding sequence GTGCCGCCCCCCGGCCGCGGTTCCGACGGTTTCCGCAACGTCTACGAGGACGTCCGCTACGCGGACGCCTACGCGGACCTCGCGTTCCCCGGCACCTACCATCTCGCCTTCCGGGACCTGCCGGGCGTCTTCGCGCGCCACGCGCCGGGCCGCCGCGCGCTGGACTTCGGCTGCGGCGCGGGCCGCTCGACCCGGTTCCTCGAGCGGTGCGGTTTCGAGGCGGTGGGCGTGGACATCTCCCGCGACATGGTGGCCAAGGCGCGCGAGGCCGATCCCGCCGGCGACTACCGCGTCATCGCGGACGGCGACTTCGGCCGGCTGGCTCCGGGCTCCTTCGACCTGGCGCTGAGCGCCTTCACCTTCGACAACGTGCCCACGGCCGCGCGGAAGGTCCGCATCCTGTCCGGCCTGCGCGCGCTCCTCGTTCCGGGCGGCTGCCTGGTGAACCTCGTGTCCTCGCCCGAGATCTACGTCAACGAGTGGGCGTCGTTCTCGACCCGCGCGTTCCCCGAGAACCGTCGCGCGCGATCGGGAGACGTGGTGCGCATCGTCAACCTGGCCATCGCCGACCGCACGCCGGTCGAGGACGTGCTGTGGACCGACGACGCGTGGGGCGAGGTGTACGCGGCGGCCGGCCTCGAGCCGGCGGAGACCCTGCGGCCGCTGGCGACCCCCGCCGATCCGGGGGAATGGGTGAGCGAGATCACCATTCCGCCCTGGGTGATCACCGTGCTCCGCCCCGCGAAAGGCCGCTCCACGGCTTAG
- a CDS encoding response regulator — translation MHEQVKDALIRETRERIIREGATAEISHLVLMGVVLALCYSTVPTIPLVAWGAVVAVLCVVRLVLRHRLITREYTRRERRRTVAVMTSLGAAWGVGAGLFARWLPFGDLALVMMILTGLVAGSTTTLAADRRAFRYFLAAVVLPLGVGLLLAGAGTERHLVALLLIAVFSLVMSIIQQRGYTGLVQQALTNAELAASEERAARERARLDALFASAPVATVVVDVEGRVRDANPRFQRLFGFGLGEIRGQPLNDLIVPAAELNHARELDETVRGGETVVIEVQRRRKDGALVPVRASAARVEGVGESGLFVLYEDISDEVEARRALQEAKEAAEKVAQMRSAFLANMSHEIRTPMNAVMGLAELLLDTELTPDQRRSLTLIQSSGETLLTLINDILDLSKIEAESLQLEQVPFDLPRLVDSTVSLLGVRARERSIELLADIPASVPEQVRGDPTRLRQVLTNLIGNAVKFTEQGEVVVSLRRVAERDGKAVVRFAVRDTGIGIPERQRQSIFQPFNQGDLSMTRRYGGTGLGLTIAQRLVAMMGGELEVRSEVGRGSEFSFQVALAVDAALPAPMPAAGAVPLSGLRMLVVDDNQSNRRVVRGLLFAAGVTVDEAGSAEEGLEAMRRAVENGEPYSLAILDAQMPGRDGFQMAQSIAAEPAMLGTRLLMLTSAGQRGDAQRCRELGIHGYLTKPVSRADLLDMVAGILGGAAAGPGGHEVVTRHRIAESRRHLAILLAEDNQVNQEVAATMLRKRGHQVDVVGTGTAAVAAASRQHYDVVLMDIQMPEMDGLDATRAIRAMPSCADLPIVALTAHALSEERQNCLAVGMNAYVTKPFKAFELFAAAEGWGARTSPPPVDLAGFRRDMAEAGAAEAVNGIITSFLDGSAVRTEAMARAVEARQTDEVARLAHSFKSSAAQLGAHRLAERLKEMETAAKAGDADKVRAVFGQFIAEAGEVVTYLRKEGG, via the coding sequence ATGCACGAACAGGTGAAGGATGCGCTGATCCGGGAGACCCGGGAGCGCATCATTCGCGAAGGGGCCACCGCCGAGATCTCCCACCTGGTCCTGATGGGCGTGGTGCTGGCCCTGTGCTACAGCACCGTCCCCACCATCCCGCTGGTCGCATGGGGCGCGGTCGTCGCCGTGCTGTGCGTGGTCCGGCTCGTGCTGCGCCACCGGCTGATCACGCGCGAGTACACGCGGCGGGAGCGCCGCCGCACCGTGGCGGTGATGACGTCGCTCGGGGCCGCGTGGGGCGTGGGCGCGGGCCTGTTCGCGCGGTGGCTGCCGTTCGGCGACCTGGCCCTGGTGATGATGATCCTCACCGGCCTGGTGGCCGGGTCCACCACCACGCTCGCCGCCGACCGGCGCGCGTTCCGCTACTTCCTCGCCGCGGTCGTGCTGCCGCTCGGCGTCGGCCTGCTGCTCGCCGGGGCCGGGACCGAGCGGCACCTCGTGGCCCTGCTGCTGATCGCGGTGTTCAGCCTGGTGATGTCCATCATCCAGCAGCGCGGCTACACGGGGCTGGTGCAGCAGGCCCTGACCAACGCCGAGCTGGCGGCCAGCGAGGAGCGCGCGGCGCGGGAGCGCGCCCGGCTCGACGCGCTGTTCGCCAGCGCGCCGGTCGCGACGGTGGTGGTGGACGTGGAGGGAAGGGTCCGCGACGCGAACCCGCGGTTCCAGAGGCTGTTCGGCTTCGGGCTCGGCGAGATCCGCGGCCAGCCGCTGAACGACCTGATCGTCCCGGCGGCGGAGCTGAACCACGCCCGCGAGCTGGACGAGACGGTACGCGGCGGCGAGACGGTGGTGATCGAGGTCCAGCGCCGTCGCAAGGACGGCGCGCTGGTGCCGGTGCGCGCCTCCGCCGCCCGGGTCGAGGGCGTCGGGGAGTCCGGGCTGTTCGTGCTGTACGAGGACATCTCCGACGAGGTCGAGGCGCGCCGGGCGCTCCAGGAGGCCAAGGAGGCGGCGGAGAAGGTGGCGCAGATGCGGAGCGCCTTCCTCGCCAACATGAGCCACGAGATCCGCACCCCGATGAACGCGGTGATGGGCCTCGCGGAGCTGCTGCTCGACACCGAGCTGACGCCCGACCAGCGGCGCTCGCTCACCCTGATCCAGTCCTCGGGCGAGACGCTGCTGACGCTGATCAACGACATCCTCGACCTCTCCAAGATCGAGGCCGAGAGCCTGCAGCTCGAGCAGGTCCCGTTCGACCTGCCGCGCCTGGTGGACTCGACCGTGAGCCTGCTGGGGGTGCGCGCCCGCGAGCGCTCCATCGAGCTGCTGGCCGACATCCCCGCCTCGGTGCCGGAGCAGGTGCGCGGCGACCCGACGCGCCTGCGGCAGGTGCTCACCAACCTGATCGGCAACGCGGTCAAGTTCACCGAGCAGGGCGAGGTGGTGGTGTCGCTGCGCCGGGTGGCGGAGCGGGACGGCAAGGCCGTGGTGCGCTTCGCGGTGCGGGACACCGGCATCGGGATCCCCGAGCGGCAGCGCCAGAGCATCTTCCAGCCGTTCAACCAGGGCGACCTGTCCATGACGCGGCGGTACGGCGGCACGGGCCTGGGCCTGACGATCGCGCAGCGGCTGGTGGCGATGATGGGCGGCGAGCTGGAGGTGCGGAGCGAGGTGGGGCGCGGCAGCGAGTTCTCCTTCCAGGTCGCGCTGGCGGTGGACGCCGCGCTGCCCGCGCCGATGCCCGCCGCGGGCGCGGTGCCGCTGTCGGGCCTGCGGATGCTGGTGGTGGACGACAACCAGTCCAACCGGCGGGTGGTGCGCGGGCTGCTGTTCGCCGCCGGGGTGACGGTGGACGAGGCCGGCAGCGCCGAGGAGGGGCTGGAGGCGATGCGCCGCGCGGTCGAGAACGGGGAGCCCTACTCGCTCGCCATCCTCGACGCGCAGATGCCGGGCCGCGACGGCTTCCAGATGGCGCAGAGCATCGCCGCGGAGCCCGCGATGCTCGGGACGCGGCTGCTGATGCTGACCTCGGCGGGCCAGCGCGGCGACGCGCAGCGCTGCCGCGAGCTGGGCATCCACGGCTACCTCACCAAGCCCGTCTCGCGGGCCGACCTGCTGGACATGGTGGCCGGCATCCTGGGCGGGGCCGCGGCCGGCCCGGGCGGCCACGAGGTGGTGACGCGGCACCGGATCGCGGAGTCGCGGCGGCACCTCGCCATCCTGCTGGCCGAGGACAACCAGGTGAACCAGGAGGTGGCCGCGACCATGCTCCGCAAGCGCGGCCACCAGGTGGACGTGGTGGGCACGGGCACGGCGGCGGTGGCCGCCGCCAGCCGCCAGCACTACGACGTGGTGCTGATGGACATCCAGATGCCGGAGATGGACGGCCTCGACGCGACGCGCGCGATCCGCGCGATGCCCTCCTGCGCCGACCTGCCCATCGTCGCCCTCACCGCCCACGCGCTCTCGGAGGAGCGGCAGAACTGCCTGGCGGTGGGGATGAACGCCTACGTCACCAAGCCGTTCAAGGCCTTCGAGCTGTTCGCCGCCGCCGAGGGGTGGGGTGCCCGCACCTCGCCGCCGCCGGTGGACCTGGCCGGGTTCCGGCGCGACATGGCCGAGGCGGGCGCGGCCGAGGCGGTGAACGGCATCATCACGAGCTTCCTCGACGGCTCGGCCGTGCGCACCGAGGCGATGGCCCGTGCGGTGGAAGCCCGGCAGACCGACGAGGTCGCGCGGCTCGCCCACTCGTTCAAGTCGTCGGCGGCGCAGCTGGGCGCCCACCGTCTGGCCGAGCGGCTCAAGGAGATGGAGACGGCGGCGAAGGCGGGAGACGCGGACAAGGTGCGGGCGGTGTTCGGGCAGTTCATCGCCGAGGCCGGCGAGGTGGTGACGTATCTCAGAAAAGAAGGGGGATGA
- a CDS encoding FAD-dependent oxidoreductase, producing the protein MTTTHHLPPTNALPRGSMPDYHYLIIGGGMTADAAARGIREVDAERDIGLLTEEPDPPYGRPPLTKGLWKGEALESVWRKTADAGVTLQLGKRVVKLDPAARQVTDHRGATYGYRKLLLATGARPRRLVAGGEQVVYFRTLADYRLVREAADRKRRFAVIGGGFIGAEIAAALTGAGCKVTMLFSDPGIGARLFPLDLARFLNDYYAERGVTVANGQSVIGLVKRGRSFAVRTLTGADIAADVVVAGLGVEPNVEIAESAGLATDNGVVVDERLRTGAPDVWAAGDVAAFPSPALGRRVRVEHEDAALTMGRHAGRAMAGADDGPYTHLPFFYSDLFDLGYEAVGTLDARLQTASDWKTPFREGVVYYLDGGRVRGVLLWSTWGQVDAARRLLAEKGPFTEAALKGRLPE; encoded by the coding sequence GTGACCACGACCCACCACCTACCACCCACCAACGCCCTGCCTCGAGGCTCGATGCCGGATTATCACTACCTCATCATCGGCGGCGGGATGACGGCCGACGCGGCCGCGCGCGGGATCCGCGAGGTGGATGCGGAGCGCGACATCGGCCTGCTGACCGAGGAGCCCGACCCCCCGTACGGCCGGCCTCCGCTGACCAAGGGCCTGTGGAAGGGCGAGGCGCTCGAAAGCGTGTGGCGGAAGACCGCCGACGCCGGCGTCACCCTGCAGCTCGGCAAGCGCGTGGTGAAGCTCGATCCCGCGGCGCGGCAGGTCACCGACCACCGCGGGGCGACCTACGGGTACCGGAAGCTGCTGCTCGCGACCGGGGCGCGGCCCCGGCGCCTGGTGGCCGGCGGCGAGCAGGTCGTCTACTTCCGCACCCTCGCCGACTATCGCCTGGTGCGGGAGGCGGCGGACCGGAAGCGGCGATTCGCCGTCATCGGCGGCGGGTTCATCGGCGCCGAGATCGCCGCGGCGCTGACCGGCGCCGGGTGCAAGGTCACGATGCTGTTCTCCGACCCCGGCATCGGGGCGCGGCTGTTCCCGCTCGACCTCGCGCGGTTCCTCAACGACTACTACGCCGAGCGGGGCGTGACGGTCGCCAACGGCCAGTCGGTCATCGGCCTGGTCAAGCGCGGCCGCTCGTTCGCGGTGCGCACGCTGACCGGCGCCGACATCGCGGCCGACGTGGTGGTGGCGGGCCTCGGCGTCGAGCCCAACGTGGAGATCGCCGAGAGCGCCGGCCTCGCCACCGACAACGGCGTCGTGGTGGACGAGCGGCTGCGGACCGGGGCCCCGGACGTCTGGGCCGCGGGCGACGTCGCCGCGTTCCCCAGCCCCGCGCTCGGCCGGCGGGTGCGCGTCGAGCACGAGGACGCCGCGCTCACCATGGGCCGCCACGCCGGCCGCGCGATGGCGGGCGCCGACGACGGCCCGTACACGCACCTGCCGTTCTTCTACTCCGACCTGTTCGACCTCGGCTACGAGGCCGTCGGCACGCTCGACGCGCGCCTCCAGACGGCGAGCGACTGGAAGACCCCGTTCCGCGAAGGCGTCGTGTACTACCTGGACGGCGGCCGCGTGCGCGGCGTGCTGCTGTGGAGCACGTGGGGGCAGGTGGATGCGGCGAGGCGGTTGCTGGCGGAGAAGGGACCGTTCACCGAGGCGGCGTTGAAGGGCAGGTTGCCTGAGTGA
- a CDS encoding protein kinase produces the protein MPETSPQSIGKYQITDLLGQGAMGVVYRALDPLLNRYVAVKVMSQGIATDPELRDRFLREARAAGSLQHPNIITIFDFGETGGSLYIAMEYIEGSDLSQIMERQDPLPLTGKIDIIVDALHALDYAHSRGVVHRDVKPANIRVSTDGHAKLMDFGIARLEKSNLTKSGMMMGTPSYMAPEQITGGNITPATDVFAIGAVLYEFLSNRATFQGDTLHAVLYRVVSEQPPPLREVAASLPISLQPIVDKALAKDPRHRYATAGAMAQDLEAVRAALSGGATVRVAARSTPLRTTIRADVLGMRKRRRFARLGVAAGVVVAAAAGVLWFGGFLKPAAKPPASPVAGAASSQQAPVRTAPESVTAPAKGRPDSMAAEAMTAPGTPPAAQPAPHESPARQQDAPRAPRLGGARTALENVRHPRPAAAPAGSTSAQPPAPSGAAAQGQAAAPQQAAPGGAPAAPAVEPASRPTPSAAVPAQVPAAPPSAPAESPAAEAPADPRPQIEELVAAYARAIESKSTAEMRRVYPGLRGDQQEGWSTLFSHAKGAVRAELALAAVDVTGTTATVDVTGHLQYDVGGGTQRPSYSFHATAALEGGAWRFKVIP, from the coding sequence GTGCCGGAAACGAGCCCCCAGAGCATCGGCAAGTACCAGATCACGGACCTCCTTGGCCAGGGCGCCATGGGGGTGGTTTACCGTGCGCTGGATCCGCTGCTCAACCGGTACGTCGCGGTCAAGGTGATGAGCCAGGGGATCGCCACCGACCCGGAGCTGCGGGACCGGTTCCTGAGGGAGGCGCGCGCCGCCGGCAGCCTGCAGCACCCCAACATCATCACCATCTTCGACTTCGGCGAGACCGGCGGGTCGCTCTACATCGCGATGGAGTACATCGAGGGGTCCGACCTCTCGCAGATCATGGAGCGGCAGGACCCGCTGCCCCTCACCGGCAAGATCGACATCATCGTGGACGCCCTGCACGCGCTCGACTACGCGCACAGCCGGGGCGTGGTGCACCGCGACGTGAAGCCGGCGAACATCCGCGTGTCCACCGACGGGCACGCCAAGCTGATGGACTTCGGGATCGCGAGGCTCGAGAAGTCGAACCTCACCAAGTCCGGCATGATGATGGGCACGCCGAGCTACATGGCGCCGGAGCAGATCACGGGCGGGAACATCACCCCGGCGACCGACGTGTTCGCGATCGGCGCGGTGCTGTACGAGTTCCTGTCGAACCGGGCCACCTTCCAGGGCGACACGCTGCACGCGGTGCTGTACCGGGTGGTGAGCGAGCAGCCGCCGCCGCTCAGGGAGGTGGCGGCGTCGCTGCCGATCTCGCTCCAGCCCATCGTGGACAAGGCGCTGGCGAAGGATCCCCGGCATCGCTACGCCACGGCGGGCGCGATGGCGCAGGACCTCGAGGCGGTGCGGGCGGCCCTGAGCGGCGGCGCCACCGTACGGGTGGCGGCGCGGTCCACGCCGCTGCGGACCACGATCCGGGCGGACGTGCTGGGGATGCGGAAGCGGCGGCGGTTCGCCCGGCTCGGCGTGGCCGCGGGAGTGGTGGTGGCGGCTGCGGCGGGGGTGCTCTGGTTCGGAGGCTTCCTCAAGCCGGCGGCCAAGCCGCCGGCGTCGCCCGTCGCGGGTGCCGCATCGAGCCAGCAGGCCCCGGTGCGGACCGCTCCGGAGTCCGTGACGGCGCCGGCGAAGGGCAGGCCGGACTCGATGGCGGCGGAGGCGATGACGGCTCCGGGCACGCCGCCGGCGGCCCAGCCCGCGCCGCACGAGTCGCCGGCGCGGCAGCAGGACGCGCCGCGGGCGCCGCGCCTGGGCGGCGCGCGCACGGCGCTCGAGAACGTGAGGCATCCGCGGCCGGCAGCCGCGCCCGCCGGCTCGACCAGCGCCCAGCCACCGGCGCCGTCGGGTGCGGCGGCGCAGGGCCAGGCCGCGGCGCCCCAGCAGGCCGCGCCGGGTGGGGCCCCGGCGGCGCCCGCGGTCGAGCCCGCGTCGCGGCCCACTCCCAGCGCCGCGGTGCCGGCGCAGGTGCCGGCCGCTCCGCCGAGCGCGCCCGCGGAGTCGCCGGCGGCCGAGGCACCGGCCGATCCGCGGCCCCAGATCGAGGAGCTGGTCGCGGCCTACGCGCGCGCCATCGAGAGTAAGAGCACCGCCGAGATGCGCCGGGTGTACCCCGGCCTGCGCGGCGATCAGCAGGAAGGCTGGAGCACGCTGTTCTCGCACGCGAAGGGTGCCGTCAGGGCCGAGCTGGCGCTCGCCGCGGTGGACGTCACCGGCACGACGGCTACGGTGGACGTGACCGGGCACCTGCAGTACGACGTGGGAGGCGGCACGCAGCGGCCGTCATACAGCTTCCACGCCACCGCCGCCCTGGAGGGCGGCGCCTGGCGGTTCAAGGTGATTCCGTAG
- a CDS encoding radical SAM protein: MAIDRSRMYQLPWTPTDNPGGWVQVTDAGDFTGPGASREKANGHAPLAQVEADVLAVRRLTNCDRIAIAGGEPLLHPRILEVVEFIARQGLKPLLLTDGERLTPDLARDFRTAGLARFQFHVDSAMERPGWGGKNEAEMNELRQHFADLVWEAGGMQCGFTITVYRSTLPYLPHVLEWCRANLHKVQHVALVAFRAIPLSDDWEYQVDGRTVDASALARGTAEPDRLAVTTEQMYEELRDHDRGFRASAYLPGTAAPQTTKFLVAHHVGSPTRAYGYLGPRAVEALQVAHHFWAGRWVDFPRRARVGRKVFLLAAVDPVVRRALKRFARAVLKNPRRALQGIWIQSISLQQPYEMLDGKANLCGGCPDMMAWQGGLIPSCRLDEHRRFGGPLVPVPRRAAARTELG; the protein is encoded by the coding sequence ATGGCCATCGACCGCAGCAGGATGTACCAGCTTCCCTGGACGCCGACCGACAACCCCGGCGGTTGGGTCCAGGTCACCGACGCCGGCGACTTCACCGGCCCCGGCGCCTCCCGCGAGAAGGCCAACGGCCACGCGCCGCTGGCGCAGGTCGAGGCCGACGTCCTGGCCGTGCGGCGGCTCACCAACTGCGACCGCATCGCCATCGCCGGCGGCGAGCCCCTGCTCCACCCGCGCATCCTCGAGGTGGTGGAGTTCATCGCCCGCCAGGGCCTGAAGCCGCTGCTGCTGACGGACGGCGAGCGCCTCACGCCCGACCTGGCGCGCGACTTCCGCACGGCCGGCCTGGCGCGGTTCCAGTTCCACGTGGACAGCGCGATGGAGCGCCCGGGCTGGGGCGGGAAGAACGAGGCGGAGATGAACGAGCTGCGCCAGCACTTCGCCGACCTGGTGTGGGAGGCCGGCGGGATGCAGTGCGGCTTCACGATCACGGTGTACCGCTCCACCCTGCCCTACCTGCCGCACGTGCTCGAGTGGTGCCGCGCGAACCTCCACAAGGTCCAGCACGTCGCGCTGGTGGCCTTCCGCGCGATTCCCCTGAGCGACGACTGGGAGTACCAGGTGGACGGCCGCACGGTGGACGCGAGCGCGCTCGCGCGCGGCACGGCCGAGCCGGACCGGCTCGCCGTCACCACGGAGCAGATGTACGAGGAGCTGCGCGACCACGACCGCGGCTTCCGGGCCTCGGCCTACCTGCCCGGCACGGCCGCGCCCCAGACGACGAAGTTCCTCGTGGCCCACCACGTCGGCTCTCCCACCAGGGCGTACGGCTACCTGGGGCCGCGGGCGGTCGAGGCGCTCCAGGTCGCCCACCACTTCTGGGCCGGCCGCTGGGTGGACTTCCCCCGGCGCGCGAGGGTCGGCCGGAAGGTGTTCCTGCTGGCGGCCGTGGACCCGGTGGTGCGCCGGGCCCTGAAGCGGTTCGCGCGCGCGGTGCTCAAGAACCCGCGGCGCGCGCTGCAGGGCATCTGGATCCAGTCCATCTCGCTGCAGCAGCCCTACGAGATGCTGGACGGCAAGGCCAACCTGTGCGGCGGCTGCCCCGACATGATGGCCTGGCAGGGCGGGCTGATCCCGTCCTGCCGGCTGGACGAGCACCGCCGGTTCGGCGGCCCGCTGGTGCCGGTGCCCCGCCGGGCGGCGGCGAGGACGGAGCTGGGGTAG